The DNA window CAAAAGTGAGCAGAAAAATGtcctgattttattattatgaatacTGTATATTGCTTGTGTGTCTCAATGCTCGTGGTCAATGATGATTAGTGTAATGATTATTACTGGATACACAGCAGTGCTAAAACAGCTAATTGATCAGCATGTTGTGTGTTAGATTTAACACTTTGTTGTGTAATTAACTTTGAAGCCATTAAGGAATGAACTTCCAACTGCAGCAGTTTTAAGtattttcacttcttttttctgtttttcattttatcaaaTGTCCTTAATGGTTGAGTCAGTGGCTAAAGATTTACATATTGTATGCGTCAGTCTCCAGATGGAGGGGTTAAAGGTCACACAGAAATCCATGTaccctgttgtttttatattcttaGTGACATACTTTTTTAACTGTTATGCATATTTGCATTTCAGTTCTAATTGCCATCGATAAGAACCTTCACCAGCCCATGTATCTCCAGTTTTAAAGTCAGCCAGTGACATACTTGGAAGTACTCTAGGTATCATCAGTTATTATGAATGTGTAGTTCACGTTTTCACCACACAGTTTATTGGGGCCAGCGCTCACACTGTGCTCATGATTAAGGCCTTTGAGTTTGTTCCTGTCGAGGTGAAACAAACGAAAAGGAGAAAAACCCTCTGGATGTGGTCACGGCTGAAGGTGGAAGAGGTGACTTGGGTCAAAAGTGTCCCAAGTATCCTGAAGTGTTTACCAGGCTTAACTCAGCTTGTGGTCGTCACTGTTAAAACTTTCAGTCGGGTCAAACCAGAACTTCACTCTTGAGTCTCTTGTTAAAAAGCTAACTCTGGTTTTGCTGCCTGTGCTTTTTAGAACTCATCATAAAATATTGCTACTTTGTGctacttgtgttttgttttcttgtttttcttcatttgtccTTTGTGAAACAATTTGTAACAATTGTTCTGGAAGCTACTACATAagttatttctgttgtttttatgacaGGATTCTGTTTGCAGAGTTTAGTGTAAATGGAACTTTGCCGAGTAGGAAAGTCCCTTGATGTTACATCAGACATTATGTAATGCTAACTGATTCCCCAATGAAAAAGctatgtatttaaaaaagaaggAGGTCTTGCTGTGCTAGGACCTGTAGGTACAGATGAGTCAAGACTGATGAAACTAAGTCCCAAAGCACGTCTCGCTTTACTACAACTATGaatgttgaaaaatattttataatgtcgaattgtagttttctaatttgtaaGGATTTGTACTGTTGCATGCTTTTGTTGATACTTTAACTTTTTGGACCTTTAAAGTATCAGTTGTATCAAGACTAACTCAACGGATATAATAACACAAACTATACATTTGTGTTCCAGGTTGATGGAGAACTACACCTACAACAGCTTCACTCTCCAGATGGAGGGGATAAAGGTGACAAAGGATACCATGTACCCTGTCTTTTTCTTGTACTTTATTTCCTATATTGTTATAATGGTTATGAATATTGGAATTTCCATTCTAATTGTCATAGATAAGAACCTTCACCAGCCCATGTATCTCCTGTTCTGTAACCTGTCAGTCAGTGACATCATTGGAAGTACTCATATTGTTCCCCGGTTGCTGTCGGACATCCTGCGTCCTCCCTCTGAACGTCTCATCAGTTATTACGAGTGTGTGGTCCAAGCTTTCACTACACAATTCTTTGGCACCACCTCCCACACGGTGCTGATGATCATGACCTTTGACAGATATGTGGCCATCTGTCATCCTCTGCGTTACGCTGCCATCATGACCAACAAGATGGTGATCAAGCTGACAGTGTCTGCCTGGGGCGTGGCCTTTGTGTTGGTGGGGATTCTGCTGGGTTTGACCATAAGACTGAACCGATGCAGGACAAAGATCATGAATCCTTACTGTGACAACGCCTCGCTGTTCAAACTctcctgtgagagtgtgtttgttaataatGTTTACGGCCTCACGTTCACCGTGGTCCTGCTCTCAGCTTCTATCGGCAGCATAGTTCTCACATATACTCAAATAACCATCGTCTGTCTGACCAGTAAAAACAAGTCTCTGAACAGTAAAGCTTTAAAGACCTGCAGCACTCATCTAATGGTGTATCTCATCATGATGTTTAGTGGAATCATTGTTATTACTCTGCATCGCTTCCCTCAGTACTCAGACTATAGGAAACTTTCTGCCATTCTGTTTGTCCTTGTCCCTGGAAGTCTCAACCCCATTATTTATGGTGTACAGTCCAAAGAGATACGGAAATttctatttgaaatgttttgcacaaaaaaatgtttggcatcatgtaaaaaataaatgtttctttttattaagcAAATTGTCAAAAGAACTCATATGAACTGCGAATAAATTGATTAATTCTCAACGAAAGCTTCTGTTTTTGcttaaaatatacacatattgtaaatatgtaaataaatgttcacaGCAAAATACTCTAGTCTGCAAATGATTGTGTGATATTCACATAATATATTGATAGAGAAATGGAACAAAGTGAAGagagtgttttatatatatatgactcagttatatattatatatactgatGTTATTGCTATAAATTCTGTACATAGCTTTTTCTGTCTCAATACTACTCCTCAATAATGATTATTACTGAATACAAAGCAGAGCTAAAATGGCTATAGTATATATACTGTAGTATTTTCACTTCTTAtgtctgtttgtcattttatcaaATTTCATCTATGGTTGAGTCAGTAGCtaaaaatttaaatatggttCTCAGGTGTTGGTGGGTGGTCAGGTTGCCTCATCGATTGAACAGGTTTTTACAACTGAGGGAGTAATGCATTTGTTAGGTGTGTGGAGCTAATCTAATGAGAGTGATATTGTGACTTCAACAATAGCTCAACAGATTTGACTTCTCCAGTTCTTTCAACACAACTCGCTGCTCAGGGAAAAGCTGGAAGGAGTTTTTGTTGTTAGGGCATCTTTTATACCCATACTTAGCATTTCTCAAGGACATAAAAGTCTGGATGACCCACAGTTTTCTCTTATTaaaatcagataaaacagaggttctTATTCTCGGCCCTTAGAGAGAAAAATCAGGTATCTGGGAGTCTTCTTTGATCCTGATTGGTCCTTTGAT is part of the Paralichthys olivaceus isolate ysfri-2021 chromosome 15, ASM2471397v2, whole genome shotgun sequence genome and encodes:
- the LOC138404882 gene encoding olfactory receptor 8G17-like; this encodes MENYTYNSFTLQMEGIKVTKDTMYPVFFLYFISYIVIMVMNIGISILIVIDKNLHQPMYLLFCNLSVSDIIGSTHIVPRLLSDILRPPSERLISYYECVVQAFTTQFFGTTSHTVLMIMTFDRYVAICHPLRYAAIMTNKMVIKLTVSAWGVAFVLVGILLGLTIRLNRCRTKIMNPYCDNASLFKLSCESVFVNNVYGLTFTVVLLSASIGSIVLTYTQITIVCLTSKNKSLNSKALKTCSTHLMVYLIMMFSGIIVITLHRFPQYSDYRKLSAILFVLVPGSLNPIIYGVQSKEIRKFLFEMFCTKKCLASCKK